A single region of the Penaeus chinensis breed Huanghai No. 1 chromosome 41, ASM1920278v2, whole genome shotgun sequence genome encodes:
- the LOC125047688 gene encoding uncharacterized protein LOC125047688 codes for MSSAGFLGCVLFCLLLAGHAANIEEMAYKYAPYFRFDLVEGGTGFCFPHNASDYYHARKAGDVSRQCNEDYATVSNGNIPTFWHAMTCGYHLHIAYWTFYGYNHDCDCCSGERDAWWEFVVVKVRDWDLQPHMHEVMFGQKKGWYTRVPGHYEVHDTTHPVAYVGKASHGTYHDDGGSGTCCYFEDFRNPGQLDMNMKTWLNLVELKQAGGEGWMEDADADVWNGLLAPTFRSDWDLCSLVGCTGSSLQLCGTSGCHKSDIGHDPF; via the exons ATGTCGTCGGCGGGTTTTCTGGGATGcgttctcttctgtctccttcttgcAG GCCATGCCGCCAACATCGAGGAAATGGCTTACAAATACGCACCGTATTTTCGCTTCGACTTAGTG GAAGGCGGCACCGGCTTCTGCTTCCCCCACAACGCCTCCGACTACTACCACGCGCGGAAGGCGGGCGACGTGTCCCGCCAGTGTAACGAGGACTATGCCACGGTGTCCAACGGCAACATCCCCACTTTCTGGCACGCCATGACATGTGGCTACCACCTTCACATAG cgTACTGGACCTTCTACGGCTACAACCACGACTGCGACTGCTGCTCCGGCGAGAGAGACGCCTGGTGGGAGTTCGTCGTCGTCAAG GTCCGTGACTGGGACCTGCAGCCGCACATGCACGAGGTCATGTTCGGCCAGAAGAAGGGCTGGTACACGAGGGTCCCAGGCCACTACGAGGTCCACGACACCACGCACCCCGTGGCGTACGTCGGCAAGGCCTCCCACGGGACCTACCACGACGACGGAGGCAGCGGCACCTGCTGCTACTTCGAGGACTTCAGGAACCCGG GTCAGTTAGACATGAACATGAAGACGTGGCTGAACCTGGTGGAGCTGAAGCAGGCGGGCGGCGAGGGCTGGATGGAAGACGCCGACGCCGACGTGTGGAACGGCCTCCTCGCGCCCACCTTCAGGAGCGACTGGGACCTCTGCTCCCTCGTCGGCTGCACCGGGTCCTCCCTCCAG CTGTGCGGGACGTCGGGATGCCACAAGAGCGACATCGGCCATGACCCATTCTAA